The segment GGGCCTCTGTCTGCCCTGGATGGGACAGCGGGTCATTGGTACAAAGGATGTTCCACACACTATCTTCCCTAGAAACCCCCCAGTCCAGAAGGGACCACTCACCTCATTACAGTTTAGGTCAAACTGGTCATTGGACGGGTCCAGGGTGACTGTCCCCACACACTGCTTCACCCGCTGGAAGGAGAGGCTCAAGGTCAAACTGGAATCCCCTTGGCCATAACCTCCCAGCCTCACCCCAGAGACAGGAAACCTTCCCAGAAGCTCCCTGTTCAGCTCCCTAGGAAACATtgacccccaacccccagcctcacccctttctccttgaaGTCACACTGCTCCGCAGGCTGCTGAGTCGTCCTGGGGCACACAGTCTCCTTCACCGTGAAGCTCACAGGCTTTCGAGTGCCCAGATCTGCATCCTGGTGATGGATTAAAGTGCGGGGGAAACTGGGTTCAGgctcatttttccttctctgatctgtctccctgcccctcacctagGCAGTCCCCTCCCCAACTCACATCCTTGGGAGGCGGGTCTAGCTCCAGGAGGCGGTAGAGATTAGCTTCTGAGGACTGCTCATTGAGCTGATCCACAGCACGAAGCACGGCCTCCCTGTAGCTGAGGTCCTGGGCGCTGGCCGAGGGTACCACTAAGCCCAGCAGCAGAAGCCACAGTGACCACCGCCCCAACGAGAGGCTGGCCCTCTGGGTCTGCATGGTCCCCAGTCTGCCTCCTCCCAGGTGAGGGACCCTCCTTTTATGCTCAGCCTGGGCCCTGATGCAAAGGCTCAAccaggagtcttcctgacccgccccatccctgccctcctcccagggcgtGAGGTGGACTTGCCTCAGCCCCTGCTGTTGCTTCATGGGGTTCTGGGCAGTTTGAAGGGAGGCCCCTGTGCAAGGTGAAGACATGGTTTCTGCATCTCCCTGACAACTTCTTGGTCTCTTCTGGACTCCCTGGGGAGTGTCACTGGCAGGTTTGCTCAAAACGGTTGAGTCCTTGGAGAGGGAGGGAGTCAGCAATCTCTTACACCTGCACACCGGACAACAGTTTGAAGGACtttgcatgcgtgcgtgctaagtcacttcagcacgtccaactctttgtgaccccatggattggagtccaccaggctcctctgtccatgggattctccaggaaagtatactggagtgtgtggccatgcccttctccaggggatcttccctatctagGGAAGACCCATACGTCTTACATCTCCTAAcaggcaggcgagttctttagcactagcttcacatgggaagcccttaaagGAGTATATTCAATAATAAATCTCCTGCTCAAGGCTCTTGGCCAGTAGCCACTCAGCAACTTTCATGAATGATTGACAGTATCATCATGTCTAGAGCCTAACTCCCCCTCAACCCAGTACCGAGGCAGGCATCAAGGCCTCACCATCCTGTCCTATGGGGTCAGTTCTCAGCCAGTCAGGAGCTCAGCTCCATCTGTCCCCTCTTCTGGACTCTTTTGATGACTTTCTCAGTCATATATTTCCTATGGGCAGATGCCTGGGCTGTTACCCTGGTACCTCCCCAGCTAAGTATGAGGAAGTATCATCTGTATCATGACCACAGTTCTTTGTTCTCTCTCACAGTGAAGGCAACCACAGGATGGACAGTCCTCACCAAATAACTAGGTAAGGTTAAAGCCTTCACGTTACGCAGTTTCTAGAGAGTATGTTCCTAGCTCTCCCTGACCACTGTCCGCCCCCACACCATTGTCTAGGGATCCTGCAAACCACTGATTTGACCATTTCACCTGCCGCCTTGAGTCAAGCGCAACAAGGTTTGCAGCTTGATGCTCGGTGTTGTCCTCTCCCACTGCCTGCAGGCCTTGggtgtcaggctcccctgtccatcccaaacacTCAGGCACCTCAGAGCCACATGCTCGTCTCCCATCTCCTCCCCTGACCCCTCTGCTTGCCCTGACCTTCTTCCTTAGGAAGCCTTCACTGATGTCCAAGGAGATTCAGCAACTCATTTATCTTGGGTCCCGCAGCCTTCAGGAAGGTTAAAGCTTTACTTTACGCAGTTTCTAGAGAGCATGTTCCTAGCTCTCCCCTGACCACTGTCCACTCTCCATAGCATTGTCTAGGGGGCTTCTGCAAATCACTGATTTGGGTATTTCACCCACCTCCTTGAGCCAGGGGCATAGTGTCTGGATGGTTGGCTCTCTTTATTATCCTCACTCCCCACCCTACAGGCCTCAGGTATCGGGTCCCAGGCCACCCTGATCACTCGGGCCCGTCGGAGCCTCCAGCTCATCTCCCAACTGTGCCTCTGGTCCCTCTGCTTGCCCTGGCCTTCCTCCTTGGAAAGGCATCCCTGATCTCTAAGAACACTCAGAATCTCTTCCTCTTGGCTCTCACAGCCCTGAGAAAGTTTCTTCTCATTTGACTCCATGTCCAGTCGTATGGGTGAGACACCAGGCTTGAGGGCTGGTGCTGGGTGGTAGAGAGAGCACAGATGGGAGCTATAAGCAGCCAAAGTGTTAGAGGGGTTCAGAGACCATGAAGCTAATTCTAATAAGGCTTGCCTTGGGATAGCCATGTGACTGGAGGCCAGGGGTAGCTCTTGGCATGTGTTGACTTGTGGGACTCTGGGCAGTTGGCTGGTGCCCCTCGGAAAGTGGCAGCTGGATGGATGGTGTTGGTTACACATCAGCcttggagagagaaggagaggtggGCCTCGGTGCAACCTGGTTACACAGCCCAGGTCTTGCCCCAGTGGCCTCTTGATCAAGCTGCATCCTTTTCCCAAGTCAAAGAAGGAAAGGGAggttattacaataaaaattacTAGCAATACACATGGTTACTGGCTATTAAGTAAGCGTGAAACCCTCCCTGTGCTTTCttgcctctgggcctttgcattGGCTCACACTTCAGACTGaagtcccctcccccatcctccctAATTCTGTGTAGGGTCCTCATGTGGTCCTTCATGGCACCTCCCATGGTGAGGAGCATGTCTTCCATGCCCTGAGCAACCAGCTTTTCTGGCTTAGTCCTCACAGCCTGTTAGGGCTGAGGTCTTCTCAGGAAAGACAGCACAGCCCTTGTCCCCAGCCAGCATGTCCCCGACTCCGCATCTGATCCTTGAGACACCCGCGTGCACCTTTGCCCCAACAAACTCTAGTAGGAGCTCTGATCCTGCATTGCCCCCTCCTTTGCTCCTCCCAGCCATCCTTCCTGTCCATGAGACTCGGGGCAAGGAGAACCAGAATCCAGTCCCAAACAGTGCCCCCAGACCTCTGGGAACACCCCCCAGCTCTCTGTGTAGGTCAtttaatgaggaaaatgagacCCACAGGTAAACCATTCAATCAAGGACCCCCCTCACTAGGAAATGGCAGACTCAGCAGGGTGACCCAAACCCTCCCTCAGGGAGGCGCTCTACCCTGGGACGAGCTTAAACCTCACCCCAAAAGCCCTGGAACTGGTGTTGCACCCCTGCTTTAGGACTCACTGAGGAGGGAGCTGGGCTCTCATGTCCCTTCACAGGCAGTCACTTACACAGGCCAAGCGCATAGGAGACAGAGTATCCCAGCCGTCTCCTGGGGAGGGGGAAGCTGTGAAGGCAGCTCTGAAGGGACCTGAGAGCCATTACCATCTACCTCCCACAGTCCCAACAGCTGAGGGTCCTCAGGGCAGCCGCCCAGTGACAGGATCTGAGCAGGACACTAACAATGCCTACTGCCCAGCGCCCCACCCAGAGACCAGCATCCCTCGGGCCCACCCCAACCAAACGGGTCAATACTGAACTGTCATCTCCCCCCACACACATCTCGTACCTACCCCCAGGCACCGAGCAGCCTAGGACCGTGCTCTCACAACCCACGCCTGCATGGTCCAGCCTGTCAGGGCACCAACCTGCCTTATTTTGTCTTCAGTACCTCATCCCAGGCAGCCCCACACTCTCTCAGCCTCTAGAGAGGCTCCTCCCTCCTCTCGGGGCCACTGCCCTGGCCTGATGCTCAAAGCCATTAATGGAAGGACCTGATATTTGTTCTCTGGGGGAGAAAGAGGTCCAGGGATTGAAGAGCAGACACTCAGAAGCCAATCCCCTTAGAAGGCGCTGAGTAGGCCTGCAGACCTCCCTGCCAGGGACCACTTCAGCTCCCTGCTCTAGGATTCAGATGGAACCAATGTGAGCATCCACCCCTTTCTGCTATCAGTGGTTACCTGCTCATGCTGAGAGCCTCCTCCGCAGCAAGGAACGTCAGGTCAACGCCAATGTAGAATATGAAAGGACGAGACTGGCCCGAGGCTACAGGTGGCAGGTCTGGGAGCAAGATGGGCAATCATGGGGAACGACTGAAAACAGAAGTGACCTGCACAGATGTCATGTCATCCTGACGAGTGGTCCCTCTCTCCGGTGGGGCTGGGATGTGCCAGCGGTGACAGGCCTAATGTGGAGCATCTGCcagtttccatggtgtaaatatttCCACcgtggctgatttcaagctaccaagaATGTAACAGCCagctcaaaaaacaaaacaaaactgactaTTTCACACTTGGCTCTACCAAGCCCGGATCCTCGGGCACAGACACAATACAGCTCTGAGTTTGTAGGGCTTGCCGCCACAGCATATGACGATGTAGAGAAgacgcactgctgctgctgctgctgctgctaagtcacttcagtcgtgtcggactctgtgcgaccccatagatggcagcccaccaagccccgCCGTCCCTGCGATTCCCCAggtaagagcactggagtgggatgccatttccttctccaatgcatgaaagtgaaaagtgaaagtgaagtcgctcagtcgtgtccgactcttagcaaccccatggactgcagcccaccaggctcctccgtccatgggatttccaggcaaaaatacttgaatggggtgccattgccttctcccaagaagATGCACAGGCTTCCTCTAACCTGTCTGCAATCAACACACTTGCTCACCAAGAGGAGACAAGCCTGACAGGTAACAAAGTAAATGCTCTGTGAGATCCTACCCTCTGTCCCTCTCAGACAGGGGAATATGTCTTGGTTCACAGTGGCCCAGAAGGGGACTCAAGGCAAGCCTTTAGTGGAAGGAGTTTGTTTGCGAGGTAATTCCAGAAAAAGCCAGCAAAAGTGTAGACACAGGAGTCAGGGTAGGATGTGTGAGAAGACGTGCCAATAAGCAGGCAGTAAATTGGATGACAGGAGCTCAACACAGCAGGGGACCTCAGGCAGAGGTGTGATACGTCTGGAGGTGGGCCCCTGAGGGAGTGAGGATGAGGAGATGTTTTTACAGCAAGTTCCCCCAATGGCTAGTTGAAGCTGCTCCCTGATACAAACTCGCTAGTGCTTCCTGTCTGCCTCAGAGCAAATGTCAGCTAGAGAATGGGAGGTGGGCAGGACACGGACAGTGTTGGAAACACACAGGGAAATAGACATGTGACCTTCTGTCACTCTGTCTCTCATGCCCTCGTGGAGAAATCTTCACCCCAATGAGCAGGATACTTCTTTTTAATGGTACAAATTTTTATACTACGTGATCGCTAAGCACAAACCCACCCCTGACATCTGAGACCCAGCTGAAGAAACAGTATTGAGTCTAAATGCCACAGAAAAGCCAGGAGGGATGGGCTATTTCAGAATTGATTGTCGAGGGCAAGAGGTACGTCCTGGGCGTTGCACCTGCAGGCTTATCCCTGAGACTGAACTTCGTCTCTGTGAGTGTTTAGCAAGGTGATGCGCCTGGCCCCTCATGGACTGTCAGCTCCACGTGAGCAGGAGCAGCAGCCCCACCAGCTCTGCACCCACGGCAGGTCTCCTTACGTCCTACTGGGTgttggaggaggagggcaggggcaggTGAAGGGCTCGGGAGGGACCCGAGGGTGGGGAGGCAGTTCCTGAGCTCCTGGGACTGCTGCCTCCCCCGTGCCCTCCTGGAAGGAACAGGGGCCTCAGGCTTCTCTGTGTTCACAGGAgtgatctcacacacacacatacacacatacacatagacacacacacatacgtgggGGACCTCCCAGAGTTAGGGATATGGTCCTGATAAGTGGGCGAAGGCGAGACAAGTGAAATTAAAGCCTGGAGGAACCTGTTTTcacaagaatttattttcactgtCCAGAAGCCTGAATCTGAACAAATCAGACACTTAGGACTCTTCCCCAGGCTCGGGATCCAACAGTTCTTGTCCATCAACCTCGGAATCTGCGCCACCATGGCCATGGCCATGGCCATGGAAAGCGTATCCTGACACTCTGGAGCTGTGAAAAAGGAAGCCACAAGCTTCTTTTGGGACTGACTCAAGATGAACACTTGAcaaccccccccacacacaccacaccacacctcTACCTTCCTGGGCTGCCCAAGGAGCCTTGCAACCCCAGGTTACGCTCTGGCTGGGACCCTTGGAGCATGTGGTTGAATCTCCATACCACAGACagacaggaaactgaggcccacagatggcatggggcttcccagggtcacaaGCACATTCCAGCAAAGCTGGATGAGAGCAGAGGCTGAAAACCCACGACTGCAGTCAGTGTGTTGTAAGCTGAGCTCAGTCACAATTCCCTGGAGGTCTTGGGAAAATCCAAATGGCTGGGCCCCACTCCAGTGTCAGATTCAGGAAGTCTGAGTGGGTCCTGAGAATCCATCTCATGTCAGTTCCCAGATGGGAACCCCAGTAGAGGACCACTGCTCTAAGGGAGGCAGCCCCAGGGCTGGAGACCTGGGGCTTAGGGAAGGAGGGGCCAGGGTAGGAGGGCCTCTCTCTGCCCTGGATGGGACAGCGGGTCATTGGTACAAAGGATGTTCCACACACTATCTTCCCTAGAAACCCCCCAGTCCAGAAGGGACCACTCACCTCATTACAGTTTAGGTCAAACTGGTCATTGGACGGGTCCAGGGTGACTGTCCCCACACACTGCTTCACCCGCTGGAAGGAGAGGCTCAAGGTCAAACTGGAATCCCCTTGGCCATAACCTCCCAGCCTCACCCCAGAGACAGGAAACCTTCCCAGAAGCTCCCTGTTCAGCTCCCTGGGAAACACtgacccccaacccccagcctcacccctttctccttgaaGTCACACTGCTCCGCAGGCTGCTGAGTCGTCCTGGGGCACACAGTCTCCTTCACCGTGAAGCTCACAGGCTTTCGAGTGCCCAGATCTTCATCCTGGTGACGGATTAAAGTGCGGGGGAAACTGGGTTCAGgctcatttttccttctctgatctgtctccctgcccctcacctagGCAGTCCCCTCCCCAACTCACATCCTTGGGAGGCGGGTCTAGCTCCAGGAGGCGGTAGAGATTAGCTTCTGAGGACCGCTCATTGAGCTGACCCACAGCACGAAGCACGGCCTCCCTGTAGCTGAGGTCCTGGGCACTGGTCGAGGACACCACAAGCCCCAGCAGCAGAAGCCACGGTGACCACCGCCCCAGCACGAGGATGGCCCTTTGGGTCTGCATGGTCCCCAGTCTGCCTCCTCCCAGGTGAGGGACCCTCCTTTTATGCTCAGCCTGGGCCCTGATGCAAAGGCTCAAccaggagtcttcctgacccgccccatccctgccctcctcccagggcgtGAGGTGGACTTGCCTCAGCCCCTGCTGTTGCTTCATGGGGTTCTGGGCAGTTTGAAGGGAGGCCCCTGTGCAAGGTGAAGACATGGTTTCTGCATCTCCCTGACAACTTCTTGGTCTCTTCTGGACTCCCTGGGGAGTGTCACCGTCAGGTTTGCTCAAAACGGTTGAGTCCTTGGAGAGGGAGGGAGTCAGCAATCTCTTACACCTGCACACCGGACAACAGTTTGAAGGACtttgcatgcgtgcgtgctaagtcacttcagcacgtccaactctttgtgaccccatgattggagtccaccaggctcctctgtccatgggattctccaggctagaatactggagtgtgtggccatgcccttctccaggggatcttccctatccagggaagACCCATACGTCTTACATCTCCTAAcaggcaggcgagttctttagcGCTAGCTTcacatgggaagcccttaaatgagTATATTCAATAATAAATCTGCTCAAGGCTCTTGGCCAGTAGCCACTCAGCAACTTTCATGAATGATTGACAGTATCATCATGTCTAGAGCCtaactcccccccccaccccatcccaccccaagcCAGTACCGAGGCAGGCATCAAGGCCTCACCATCCTGTCCTATGGGGTCAGTTCTCAGCCAGTCAGGAGCTCGGATCCATCTGTCCCCTCTTCTGCACTCTTCTGATGACTTTCTCAGTCATATATTTCCTATGGCCAGATGCCTGGGCTGTTACCCTGGTACCTCCCCAGCTAAGTATGAGGAAGTGTCATCTGTATCACGGCCACAGTTCTTCTCTCTCACAGTGAAGGCAACCACAGGATGGACAGTCCTCACCAAATAACTAGGTTAGGTTAAAGCCTTCTCTTTACACAGTTTCTAGAGAGTATGTTCCTAGCTCTCCCTGACCACTGTCTGCCCCCCACACCATTGTCTAGGGATCCTGCAAACCACTGATTTGACCATTTCACCCGCTGCCTTGAGTCAAGGGCAACAAGGTTTGGAGCTTGATGCTCAGTGTTGTCCTTTCCCACTGCCTGCAGGCCTTgggtgtcaggcttccctgtccatcccaaacacTCAGGCACCTCAGAGCCACATGCTCGTCTCCCATCTCCTCCCCTGACCCCTCTGCTTGCCCTGACCTTCTTCCTTAGGAAACCTTCACTGATGTCCAAGGAGATTCAGCACCTCATTTATCTTGGGTCCCGCAGCCTTCAGGAAGTCTCCTCTGATTTGACCTCAAGTGAATTCCTGTCCCATGCCCTGTTGGGACACCACGCTGGGGTGGCCAGCATGCGGGGTTTTGAGAACGCAGCTGGCTGAGAGGATAATGGACCAAAGCAATAGACAGGCCACAAGCCAAGAAAGAAATTCTTGTACAAGTTTCAGGAGGAATTGTCATGTAATTGTGAGTTCTGGGTTTGCTATTGGTCTCAGTTGTTCCTGTGGGACCCTTGGGGACTTGGCCAGGGCCCCTCAGAAGGTGGCAGCTGGATGGATAGTGCTGGTTACACAtcagccttggagaaggaaggagaggtgggCCTTTGTGCAACCTGGTTTCACAGTCCAGGTATTTCCCAGTGGCCTCTTGGTCAAACTGTATCCTTTTCCCAACTCAAATGAGGAAAAGGAGATGTTCACAGTAGAAAAGATTTGGCAATACACATGATTACTGCCTACTAGGTAAGCCTGAAACCCTCCCTGTGCCTTCTTGCCTCTGAAGCTTTATATTTGCTCATACTTCAGACTGAAGTCCTCTCTCCCATCTTTGCAAGCCCTTAGGATCTCACAGTGAGCCTCTGGGAGACCATGACATTTGAGCAGGAAGTGAGCTGATCCCATCCAGACATCAACTTCTGGGAGGATGGAGGACTGGGCCCTTCGCACAAGGCCCACACACCTCCCTTTCCTGGGTGCCTCTGTGTTCCCTCCTCATGGACTGGCTTGTCCTAGCA is part of the Bubalus kerabau isolate K-KA32 ecotype Philippines breed swamp buffalo chromosome 20, PCC_UOA_SB_1v2, whole genome shotgun sequence genome and harbors:
- the LOC129634887 gene encoding cathelicidin-4, with translation MQTQRASLSLGRWSLWLLLLGLVVPSASAQDLSYREAVLRAVDQLNEQSSEANLYRLLELDPPPKDDADLGTRKPVSFTVKETVCPRTTQQPAEQCDFKEKGRVKQCVGTVTLDPSNDQFDLNCNELQSVAIPWILIWRLLFKG
- the LOC129634998 gene encoding cathelicidin-4-like: MQTQRAILVLGRWSPWLLLLGLVVSSTSAQDLSYREAVLRAVGQLNERSSEANLYRLLELDPPPKDDEDLGTRKPVSFTVKETVCPRTTQQPAEQCDFKEKGRVKQCVGTVTLDPSNDQFDLNCNELQSVRIRFPWPWPWPWWRRFRG